One genomic window of Etheostoma spectabile isolate EspeVRDwgs_2016 chromosome 7, UIUC_Espe_1.0, whole genome shotgun sequence includes the following:
- the mul1 gene encoding mitochondrial ubiquitin ligase activator of NFKB 1 encodes MDSSGKPSTAQIVVLATSSALTAVFYSIYKSRATTVARLKEAKKVSIDQDLKNILSETPGRCVPYAVIEGVVRSVKETLSSQFVDNCKGVIERLTLKEEKMVWNRTTHLWNNTEKIIHQRTNTVPFALGSHNDDIAITVRVIRPLDAAELNLETTYENFHPTVQSLSNVIGHFISGERPKGIHETEEMLRLEDSVTGVGELVLDNNLVKLQPPKQGFRFFLTRLDYESLLRKQGNSVRLWKILTVVFGIAACSTLLFILWKRYEHHRKGKKERSMLKEFKEQQRKRMRELNVEESSVSPSSCTVCLSRERSCVFLDCGHVCACAQCYSVLPEPKKCPICRATIDRVVPLYNS; translated from the exons ATGGACTCCAGTGGGAAACCCTCAACTGCACAGATCGTGGTTTTAGCCACCAGCTCAGCTCTGACTGCAGTCTTCTATTCCATTTACAAGAGCCGAGCTACAACAGTTGCCAGATTAAAG GAAGCAAAGAAAGTCTCCATTGATCAGGATTTGAAAAACATCCTGTCGGAAACTCCTGGCCGATGTGTCCCATACGCTGTCATAGAAG GTGTAGTGAGATCTGTGAAGGAAACTCTGAGCAGCCAGTTCGTTGATAACTGCAAAGGCGTGATTGAAAGACTGACCTTGAAGGAGGAAAAGATGGTGTGGAATCGCACCACTCATCTCTG GAACAACACCGAGAAAATCATCCACCAGCGCACCAACACAGTTCCCTTTGCCCTCGGCTCTCACAACGACGATATCGCCATCACAGTACGGGTTATACGTCCGCTAGACGCGGCCGAGTTGAACCTGGAGACCACGTACGAGAACTTCCACCCCACGGTCCAGTCCCTGTCCAACGTTATCGGCCACTTCATCAGTGGGGAGCGCCCCAAGGGCATCCACGAGACGGAGGAGATGCTACGGCTGGAAGACAGCGTCACAGGCGTGGGCGAACTGGTCCTGGATAACAACCTGGTCAAGCTCCAGCCCCCCAAACAGGGCTTCCGCTTCTTCCTCACTCGGCTGGACTACGAGTCTCTGCTCAGGAAGCAGGGGAATAGCGTCCGACTGTGGAAGATCTTGACCGTCGTCTTCGGCATCGCCGCATGCTCCACGCTCCTCTTCATCCTGTGGAAGCGGTACGAGCACCACAGAAAGGGCAAGAAGGAGCGAAGCATGCTCAAGGAGTTCAAGGAGCAGCAGAGGAAACGCATGCGTGAGCTCAACGTGGAAGAAAGCAGCGTGTCGCCCAGCAGCTGCACCGTCTGCCTGAGCCGGGAACGCTCCTGCGTGTTCCTCGACTGCGGCcatgtgtgtgcctgtgccCAGTGCTACAGCGTCCTGCCAGAGCCAAAGAAATGCCCCATCTGCCGGGCGACAATAGACAGGGTGGTACCTCTTTACAACAGCTAA